A genomic stretch from Enterobacter oligotrophicus includes:
- the garK gene encoding glycerate 2-kinase has protein sequence MKIVIAPDSYKESLSATEVAQAIEKGFREIFPDALYVSVPVADGGEGTVEAMIAATQGTEQHAVVTGPLGEKVNACWGMSGDGSTAFIEMAAASGLALVPPAQRNPLVTTSRGTGELILRALDKGARNIIIGIGGSATNDGGAGMIQALGAKLTDANGTEIGYGGGSLMALNSIDISGLDGRLKGCKIRVACDVTNPLVGEKGASRIFGPQKGATEGMILELDANLSHYADVIKKSLRIDVKHVPGAGAAGGMGAALMAFLGAELRSGIEIVTQALNLEEHIHDCTWVVTGEGRIDSQSIHGKVPVGVADVAKKYHKPVIGIAGSLTPDVGVVHQYGIDAVFSVLTSIGSLEEAFRGAYDNIYRASRNIAATLLVGMHTQG, from the coding sequence ATGAAAATCGTAATCGCGCCAGACTCTTATAAAGAAAGCCTTTCTGCCACCGAGGTAGCTCAGGCGATAGAAAAAGGATTTCGGGAGATTTTCCCCGATGCACTTTATGTTTCTGTTCCTGTAGCCGACGGCGGGGAAGGTACCGTTGAAGCGATGATCGCCGCTACCCAGGGTACAGAACAGCATGCCGTGGTCACGGGCCCGTTGGGTGAAAAGGTGAATGCCTGCTGGGGAATGTCCGGTGACGGTAGCACGGCCTTTATTGAGATGGCGGCTGCCAGCGGTCTGGCGCTTGTCCCTCCGGCACAGCGTAATCCACTTGTTACAACCTCACGCGGCACCGGGGAGCTTATCCTCCGCGCACTCGATAAAGGCGCGCGTAATATCATTATCGGCATCGGCGGCAGCGCAACCAACGACGGCGGCGCGGGGATGATACAGGCGCTCGGGGCAAAACTCACCGACGCCAACGGGACGGAGATTGGTTACGGCGGCGGTAGCCTGATGGCCCTTAACAGCATTGATATTTCGGGGCTTGATGGCAGGCTGAAGGGCTGCAAAATTCGCGTCGCCTGCGACGTCACCAACCCGCTGGTGGGGGAGAAAGGGGCGTCGCGCATCTTTGGTCCACAAAAAGGGGCGACCGAGGGGATGATCCTTGAACTTGATGCCAACCTCAGCCACTACGCGGATGTGATTAAAAAATCCCTGCGCATTGACGTAAAGCATGTTCCTGGCGCGGGGGCGGCTGGCGGAATGGGCGCGGCGCTGATGGCGTTTCTCGGTGCGGAGCTTAGGAGCGGCATTGAGATTGTCACCCAGGCGCTTAACCTCGAAGAACATATCCACGACTGTACCTGGGTGGTGACGGGAGAAGGGCGCATCGACAGCCAGAGCATTCATGGCAAAGTACCTGTCGGCGTCGCGGATGTTGCCAAAAAATACCATAAGCCGGTAATTGGTATTGCCGGTAGCCTTACCCCGGACGTAGGCGTGGTGCACCAGTACGGCATCGATGCGGTGTTCAGCGTGCTGACCAGTATTGGCTCCCTGGAGGAGGCGTTCCGCGGTGCGTATGACAACATTTACCGCGCTTCACGCAATATCGCCGCCACTTTGCTGGTGGGGATGCATACCCAAGGGTGA
- the garR gene encoding 2-hydroxy-3-oxopropionate reductase: protein MTLKVGFIGLGIMGKPMSKNLIKAGYSLVVLDRNSDAVAEVIAAGAETATTAKAVAEQCDVIITMLPNSPHVKEVALGENGIIDGAKPGLVVIDMSSIAPLASREISEALKVKGVDMLDAPVSGGEPKAIDGTLSVMVGGDKAIFDKYYDLMKAMAGSVVHTGEIGAGNVTKLANQVIVALNIAAMSEALTLATKAGVNPDLVYQAIRGGLAGSTVLDAKAPMVMDRNFKPGFRIDLHIKDLANALDTSHGVGAQLPLTAAVMEMMQALRADGLGTADHSALACYYEKLAKVEVAR, encoded by the coding sequence ATGACGCTGAAAGTGGGCTTTATTGGCTTAGGTATCATGGGTAAACCAATGAGTAAGAACCTCATCAAAGCGGGTTACTCACTGGTGGTGTTAGACCGCAATTCAGACGCCGTGGCAGAGGTGATCGCAGCAGGTGCAGAAACAGCCACCACTGCCAAAGCGGTTGCCGAACAGTGCGACGTGATCATCACCATGCTGCCCAACTCCCCGCACGTGAAGGAGGTGGCGCTGGGTGAAAACGGCATCATCGACGGTGCAAAACCGGGCCTGGTGGTGATTGATATGAGTTCTATCGCACCACTGGCAAGCCGTGAAATCAGCGAGGCGCTGAAGGTGAAAGGCGTAGACATGCTGGATGCACCGGTCAGCGGCGGCGAGCCAAAAGCTATCGACGGCACGCTGTCAGTGATGGTGGGCGGCGATAAGGCGATTTTCGACAAATACTACGACCTGATGAAAGCGATGGCGGGCTCTGTGGTGCATACCGGTGAAATCGGTGCGGGCAACGTCACCAAGCTGGCAAACCAGGTGATCGTGGCGCTGAACATTGCTGCGATGTCAGAGGCGCTGACGCTGGCAACCAAAGCGGGCGTAAATCCGGATCTGGTATATCAGGCTATCCGCGGCGGCCTGGCGGGCAGCACCGTGCTGGATGCCAAAGCGCCGATGGTGATGGATCGTAACTTCAAGCCCGGTTTCCGAATTGACCTGCACATTAAAGATCTGGCGAACGCGCTGGATACCTCTCACGGCGTAGGGGCACAACTGCCACTGACTGCCGCCGTCATGGAGATGATGCAGGCGCTGCGTGCAGATGGACTGGGCACCGCCGACCACAGCGCGCTTGCGTGCTACTACGAAAAACTGGCGAAGGTGGAAGTTGCTCGCTAA
- the garL gene encoding 2-dehydro-3-deoxyglucarate aldolase, protein MSNDIFPNKFKAALAAHQIQIGCWSALANPISTEVLGLAGFDWLVLDGEHAPNDISTFIPQLMALKGSPSAPVVRVPTNEPVIIKRLLDIGFYNFLIPFVETEEEAVLAVASTRYPPEGIRGVSVSHRANMFGTVPDYFAQSNKNITILVQIESQQGVDNVDAIAATDGVDGIFVGPSDLAAALGHLGNAGHPDVQRAIQHIFTRAKAHGKPCGILAPVEADARRYLEWGATFVAVGSDLGVFRSATQKLADAFKK, encoded by the coding sequence ATGAGTAACGATATCTTCCCGAACAAGTTTAAAGCGGCCCTCGCGGCGCACCAGATCCAGATTGGCTGCTGGTCTGCGCTGGCAAACCCAATCAGCACCGAAGTGCTGGGTCTGGCCGGGTTCGACTGGCTGGTGCTGGACGGCGAACATGCGCCGAACGATATCAGCACTTTTATTCCACAGCTGATGGCGTTAAAAGGCAGCCCGAGCGCGCCGGTGGTGCGTGTTCCTACTAATGAGCCGGTGATCATCAAGCGTCTGCTGGATATCGGTTTCTACAACTTCCTGATCCCGTTCGTAGAAACGGAAGAAGAAGCGGTGCTGGCCGTAGCCTCTACCCGCTATCCGCCGGAAGGCATTCGCGGCGTGTCCGTTTCACACCGCGCCAACATGTTTGGCACCGTGCCGGACTACTTTGCGCAGTCCAACAAGAACATCACCATCCTGGTACAGATTGAGAGTCAGCAGGGCGTTGATAACGTCGATGCCATTGCCGCAACCGACGGTGTAGACGGCATCTTCGTGGGACCAAGCGATCTGGCCGCTGCGTTAGGACACCTGGGCAATGCGGGTCATCCGGACGTGCAGCGCGCCATTCAGCACATCTTCACCCGCGCCAAAGCGCACGGTAAACCGTGCGGCATTCTGGCTCCTGTTGAAGCCGATGCCCGCCGCTATCTGGAGTGGGGCGCGACGTTTGTTGCCGTTGGCAGTGACCTCGGCGTATTCCGCTCCGCCACGCAGAAATTAGCAGATGCTTTTAAAAAATAA
- a CDS encoding MFS transporter — protein sequence MILDTTVESKKGVPTRYLILLIIFIVTAINYADRATLSIAGTEVAKELQLSAVSMGYIFSAFGWAYLLMQIPGGWLLDKFGSKKVYTYSLFFWSLFTFLQGFVDVFPLAWAGVSMFIMRFMLGFSEAPSFPANARIVAAWFPTKERGTASALFNAAQYFSLAIFSPLLGWLTFAWGWEHVFTVMGVIGFVLTGIWVKFIHNPTDHPRMSEQELKFISEGGAVVDMDHKKPGAQVASGPKLHYIKQLLTNRMMLGVFFGQYFINTITWFFLTWFPIYLVQEKGMSILKVGLVASIPALCGFAGGVLGGVFSDYLIKQGKSITLARKLPIVLGMLLASSIILCNYTNNTTLVVALMALAFFGKGFGALGWPVISDTAPKEIVGLCGGVFNVFGNVASIATPLVIGYLVSELHSFNAALVFVGCSALMAMVCYLFVVGDIKRMELQK from the coding sequence ATGATACTGGATACCACTGTAGAATCAAAAAAGGGTGTGCCCACCCGATATTTAATTCTGCTCATTATTTTTATCGTCACGGCCATTAACTATGCTGACCGTGCGACGCTCTCCATTGCCGGTACGGAAGTCGCGAAAGAACTGCAACTGAGCGCCGTCTCAATGGGTTACATCTTTTCCGCGTTTGGCTGGGCCTACCTGCTGATGCAGATCCCCGGCGGCTGGCTGCTCGATAAGTTCGGCTCCAAAAAGGTTTACACATATAGCCTGTTCTTCTGGTCGCTGTTCACATTCCTGCAGGGCTTTGTGGACGTCTTCCCGCTGGCCTGGGCGGGCGTGTCGATGTTTATCATGCGCTTTATGCTCGGCTTCTCGGAAGCGCCGTCATTCCCGGCGAATGCCCGTATCGTGGCGGCCTGGTTCCCGACCAAAGAGCGTGGTACGGCATCGGCTCTCTTTAATGCGGCGCAATATTTCTCACTGGCAATCTTCTCTCCGCTGCTGGGCTGGTTAACCTTTGCCTGGGGCTGGGAACATGTCTTCACCGTGATGGGCGTGATTGGTTTTGTGCTGACCGGCATCTGGGTGAAGTTTATCCATAACCCGACCGACCATCCGCGCATGTCTGAGCAGGAGCTGAAGTTCATCTCCGAAGGCGGCGCGGTGGTGGATATGGACCACAAAAAGCCGGGTGCGCAGGTTGCGAGCGGTCCTAAGCTCCATTACATCAAACAGTTATTGACCAACCGCATGATGCTGGGCGTCTTTTTTGGTCAATACTTTATCAACACCATCACCTGGTTCTTCCTCACCTGGTTCCCGATTTATCTGGTGCAGGAAAAGGGAATGTCGATTCTGAAAGTGGGCCTGGTGGCCTCGATTCCGGCGCTGTGCGGTTTTGCCGGTGGCGTGCTGGGCGGGGTGTTCTCGGATTATCTGATTAAGCAGGGCAAGTCGATCACCCTGGCGCGTAAGCTGCCAATTGTGCTCGGTATGCTGCTGGCGTCGTCCATCATTCTGTGTAACTACACCAATAACACCACGCTGGTGGTGGCCCTGATGGCGCTGGCGTTCTTCGGCAAAGGCTTTGGTGCGCTGGGCTGGCCGGTGATTTCCGACACGGCACCAAAAGAGATTGTCGGCCTGTGCGGCGGGGTGTTTAACGTCTTTGGCAACGTGGCGTCGATTGCGACTCCACTGGTCATTGGTTATCTGGTCAGTGAACTGCATTCGTTCAACGCGGCACTGGTATTCGTTGGCTGTTCAGCGTTGATGGCGATGGTCTGCTACCTGTTCGTGGTAGGCGACATCAAACGTATGGAATTGCAGAAATAA
- the garD gene encoding galactarate dehydratase, with amino-acid sequence MADIEIRQASPTAFYIKVHDTDNVAIIVNDNGLKAGTRFPDGLELIEHIPQGHKVALVDIPAHGEIVRYGEVIGYAVRAIPQGSWIEESLVELPKAPPLNTLPLATRVPEPLPPLEGYTFEGYRNADGSVGTKNLLGITTSVHCVAGVVDYVVKIIERDLLPKYPNVDGVVGLNHLYGCGVAINAPAAVVPIRTIHNIALNPNFGGEVMVIGLGCEKLQPERLLQGTEDVKAIPADDASIVRLQDEHHVGFRSMVDDILQVAERHLDKLNTRQRETCPASDLVVGTQCGGSDAFSGVTANPAVGYASDLFVRCGATVMFSEVTEVRDAIHLLTPRAVNEEVGKRLLEEMAWYDNYLDMGKTDRSANPSPGNKKGGLANVVEKALGSIAKSGQSAIVEVLSPGQRPTKRGLIYAATPASDFVCGTQQVASGITVQVFTTGRGTPYGLMAVPVIKMATRTELANRWYDLMDINAGTIATGEESIEEVGWKLFHFILDVASGRKKTFSDQWGLHNQLAVFNPAPVT; translated from the coding sequence ATGGCCGACATTGAAATTCGACAAGCATCGCCGACGGCGTTTTATATAAAAGTACACGATACCGATAACGTGGCGATTATTGTTAACGACAACGGCTTAAAAGCGGGAACCCGTTTCCCGGATGGGCTGGAACTGATTGAGCATATACCACAAGGACATAAAGTTGCGCTGGTGGATATCCCCGCGCACGGTGAAATCGTGCGTTACGGGGAAGTCATTGGCTATGCGGTGCGCGCCATCCCGCAGGGAAGCTGGATTGAGGAGTCGCTGGTTGAGCTGCCTAAAGCGCCGCCGCTGAACACCCTGCCACTGGCGACCCGCGTACCTGAACCACTGCCACCGCTGGAAGGGTATACCTTTGAAGGCTACCGCAACGCGGACGGCAGCGTCGGCACCAAAAACCTGCTCGGCATTACCACCAGCGTGCACTGCGTGGCGGGCGTGGTCGATTACGTGGTGAAAATCATCGAACGCGATCTGCTGCCGAAATACCCGAACGTGGACGGCGTGGTGGGTCTTAACCACCTTTACGGCTGCGGCGTGGCGATCAACGCGCCCGCAGCGGTCGTGCCTATTCGTACCATTCACAATATCGCGCTGAACCCGAACTTTGGCGGCGAGGTCATGGTGATTGGCCTCGGCTGTGAAAAACTACAGCCAGAACGTCTGCTGCAGGGCACCGAGGATGTGAAAGCGATTCCGGCAGACGATGCCAGCATCGTGCGTCTGCAGGACGAACACCACGTCGGTTTTCGTTCGATGGTCGACGATATTCTTCAGGTGGCGGAACGTCATCTGGACAAACTCAACACGCGCCAGCGCGAAACCTGCCCGGCTTCTGACCTGGTGGTGGGTACCCAGTGCGGCGGCAGCGATGCGTTTTCCGGCGTCACCGCTAACCCGGCGGTGGGGTATGCGTCCGACCTTTTCGTCCGCTGCGGTGCCACGGTGATGTTCTCCGAAGTCACCGAAGTGCGTGATGCCATCCATCTTCTTACGCCGCGCGCTGTCAACGAAGAGGTTGGCAAGCGCCTGCTGGAAGAGATGGCCTGGTACGATAACTATCTCGACATGGGTAAAACCGACCGCAGCGCCAACCCGTCTCCGGGAAATAAAAAAGGCGGCCTGGCAAACGTGGTGGAAAAAGCCCTCGGTTCGATTGCCAAATCCGGGCAGAGCGCCATTGTGGAAGTGCTCTCTCCCGGCCAGCGCCCAACCAAACGCGGCCTGATTTATGCGGCAACGCCAGCCAGTGATTTTGTTTGCGGCACACAGCAGGTGGCATCCGGCATTACGGTGCAGGTCTTCACCACCGGACGCGGCACGCCGTATGGCCTGATGGCAGTGCCGGTCATCAAGATGGCGACGCGTACCGAACTGGCAAACCGCTGGTATGACTTAATGGATATCAACGCGGGCACCATCGCCACCGGGGAAGAGAGCATTGAGGAGGTAGGCTGGAAGTTGTTCCACTTCATTCTGGATGTGGCGAGCGGCAGGAAGAAAACCTTCTCCGACCAATGGGGATTACATAATCAGCTGGCGGTGTTTAACCCGGCACCGGTGACGTGA
- a CDS encoding DeoR family transcriptional regulator produces the protein MSSTDSSAEKRITGTSERREQIIQRLRAQGSVQVNDLSHLYGVSTVTIRNDLAFLEKQGIAVRAYGGALICEGNAPGVEPSVEDKSSLNTAVKRSIAQAAAALVKPGHRIILDSGTTTFEIARMLRQHTDVIAMTNGMNVANALLEAEGVELLMTGGHLRRQSQSFYGDQAEQSLQNYHFDLLFLGVDAIDLDRGVSTHNEDEARLNRKMCEVAERIIVVTDSSKFNRSSLHKIIDTQRIDMIIVDEGIPAESLEGLRKSGIDVVLV, from the coding sequence ATGAGCAGCACCGATTCATCCGCAGAAAAACGCATCACCGGCACCAGTGAAAGGCGAGAGCAGATTATTCAGCGGTTGCGGGCGCAGGGAAGCGTGCAGGTTAACGATCTTTCTCATTTATACGGTGTGTCGACGGTGACGATCCGTAACGATCTGGCCTTCCTGGAAAAGCAGGGGATTGCCGTTCGCGCTTACGGTGGAGCGCTGATTTGCGAAGGGAATGCGCCTGGCGTTGAGCCTTCCGTTGAGGATAAAAGCTCGCTTAATACGGCGGTCAAACGCAGCATCGCCCAGGCCGCTGCCGCGTTGGTAAAGCCAGGACACCGTATCATTCTGGACTCCGGCACCACGACGTTTGAAATCGCCCGTATGCTGCGCCAGCATACGGATGTGATTGCGATGACCAACGGCATGAATGTCGCAAACGCGTTGCTGGAAGCGGAAGGGGTGGAATTGCTGATGACCGGCGGGCATTTACGCCGTCAGTCGCAATCTTTCTACGGCGACCAGGCGGAGCAATCATTACAGAATTACCATTTTGACCTGCTGTTCCTGGGCGTCGACGCCATCGATCTCGATCGCGGTGTAAGCACGCATAACGAAGACGAAGCCCGTCTGAATCGCAAAATGTGCGAGGTGGCAGAGCGCATTATTGTGGTCACAGACTCCAGCAAGTTTAACCGCTCAAGCCTGCATAAAATCATTGATACGCAACGGATTGATATGATTATTGTCGATGAAGGCATTCCGGCAGAAAGTCTGGAAGGATTACGCAAAAGCGGGATTGATGTGGTGCTGGTTTAA
- the kbaZ gene encoding tagatose-bisphosphate aldolase subunit KbaZ: MERKVKHLTEMVEQHKRGNANGIYAVCSAHPLVLEAAIRYAHSHQTPLLIEATSNQVDQFGGYTGMTPADFHGFVWQLAASLGLPTSQLILGGDHLGPNRWQNLPAHQAMANADDLIKSYVAAGFKKIHLDCSMSCEDDPVPLTDAIVAQRAARLAKIAEKTCREQFGTSDLVYVIGTEVPVPGGAHETLTELDVTTPDAARATLEAHRHAFEKEGLSDIWPRIIGLVVQPGVEFDHAHVCDYQPHKAVALSKMVEAYDTLVFEAHSTDYQTPQALRQLVKDHFAILKVGPALTFALREALFSLAAIEEELLPAKASSGLRHVLENVMLDRPEYWQSHYHGDGNARRLARGYSYSDRVRYYWPDSQIDDAFERLVRNLVDEPIPLPLISQYLPLQYSKVREGALKSTPRELIIDHIQDILQQYHAACEGVTTQNT; this comes from the coding sequence ATGGAGAGGAAAGTGAAACATCTGACAGAAATGGTGGAACAACATAAACGGGGGAATGCAAACGGGATTTATGCCGTCTGTTCCGCACATCCATTGGTACTTGAAGCTGCGATTCGTTACGCGCATTCGCATCAGACGCCGTTATTAATTGAAGCCACCTCCAACCAGGTGGATCAGTTTGGCGGCTATACCGGTATGACGCCCGCTGATTTTCACGGGTTTGTCTGGCAGTTGGCCGCGTCACTCGGTTTGCCGACATCACAGCTGATCCTCGGGGGCGATCATTTAGGGCCTAACCGGTGGCAAAATTTGCCTGCGCATCAGGCGATGGCAAATGCCGACGATCTGATCAAAAGCTATGTTGCTGCCGGATTCAAAAAGATCCATCTCGACTGCAGCATGTCCTGTGAAGACGATCCGGTACCGTTAACCGATGCAATCGTCGCGCAACGTGCAGCTCGTCTGGCGAAAATCGCCGAAAAGACTTGCCGCGAACAGTTTGGTACATCGGATCTGGTTTACGTTATCGGTACAGAGGTCCCCGTTCCCGGCGGCGCACACGAGACGCTGACCGAACTCGACGTCACCACGCCAGACGCGGCCCGCGCCACGCTTGAAGCGCACCGCCACGCATTCGAAAAAGAGGGCTTGAGCGACATCTGGCCGCGCATTATTGGTCTGGTGGTTCAGCCCGGCGTCGAATTTGACCACGCGCACGTCTGCGATTATCAGCCACACAAAGCCGTCGCGCTGAGCAAAATGGTGGAAGCGTACGACACGCTGGTGTTTGAAGCGCACTCCACCGATTACCAGACACCACAGGCGCTTCGTCAACTGGTGAAAGATCACTTTGCCATCCTGAAAGTTGGCCCTGCCCTGACCTTCGCCCTGCGCGAAGCGCTGTTCTCACTGGCCGCCATTGAAGAAGAATTGCTGCCTGCAAAAGCCAGCTCTGGCCTGCGCCATGTGCTGGAAAACGTGATGCTTGACCGGCCGGAATACTGGCAAAGCCATTACCACGGTGACGGTAATGCCCGACGCCTGGCGCGCGGCTACAGCTACTCCGACCGCGTGCGCTATTACTGGCCCGACAGCCAGATTGACGACGCCTTTGAACGACTGGTACGCAACCTGGTGGATGAACCGATCCCGCTGCCGCTAATTAGCCAGTACCTGCCGTTGCAGTACAGCAAAGTTCGCGAGGGTGCTCTCAAGTCAACACCACGGGAACTCATCATCGACCACATTCAGGACATACTTCAGCAGTACCATGCCGCCTGCGAAGGCGTAACGACTCAAAACACATAA
- the agaV gene encoding PTS N-acetylgalactosamine transporter subunit IIB translates to MPNIVLCRIDERLIHGQVGVQWVGFAGANLVLVANDKVADDPVQQNLMEMVLAEGIAVRFWSLQKVIDNIHRAADRQKILLVCKSPADFLTLVEGGVPITRINVGNMHYANGKQQIAKTVSVDANDIAAFNGLKTAGVECFVQGVPTETALDLFKLL, encoded by the coding sequence ATGCCAAACATTGTCTTATGCCGCATTGATGAACGTCTGATTCACGGTCAGGTGGGCGTGCAGTGGGTCGGGTTTGCGGGGGCAAACCTGGTGCTGGTGGCAAATGATAAGGTTGCAGACGATCCGGTTCAGCAAAACCTGATGGAAATGGTGCTTGCGGAAGGGATTGCCGTTCGCTTCTGGTCGCTGCAAAAAGTGATCGACAACATTCACCGCGCCGCCGACCGTCAGAAAATCCTGCTGGTCTGCAAATCACCCGCCGATTTTTTAACGCTGGTTGAGGGTGGCGTGCCCATTACCCGTATCAACGTAGGAAACATGCACTACGCCAATGGCAAACAACAAATTGCCAAAACGGTATCTGTCGACGCGAACGATATCGCCGCGTTCAACGGCCTGAAAACTGCCGGAGTGGAATGCTTCGTTCAGGGCGTTCCAACAGAAACTGCTTTGGATCTCTTTAAACTGCTTTGA
- the agaW gene encoding PTS N-acetylgalactosamine transporter subunit IIC: MEISLLQAFALGLLAFIAGLDMFNGLTHMHRPVVLGPLVGLILGDLHTGILTGGTLELVWMGLAPLAGAQPPNVIIGTIVGTTFAITTGVKPDVAVGVAVPFAVAVQMGITFLFSVMSGVMSRCDRMAANADTHGIERVNYLALLALGIFYFLCAFLPIYFGAEHAKTAIDVLPERLIDGLGVAGGIMPAIGFAVLLKIMMKNVYIPYFIIGFVAAAWLKLPVLAIAAAALAMALIDLLRKSPEPTAPAAQKEEFEDGI, from the coding sequence ATGGAAATCAGTCTGTTGCAGGCATTCGCACTGGGCCTTCTCGCCTTTATCGCGGGCCTGGATATGTTTAACGGGTTAACACACATGCACCGCCCGGTTGTGCTAGGGCCATTGGTCGGCTTGATTCTGGGCGATCTGCATACCGGTATTTTAACCGGCGGTACGTTAGAGCTGGTCTGGATGGGGCTGGCTCCGCTGGCAGGCGCACAGCCGCCAAACGTGATTATCGGCACCATTGTGGGTACGACATTCGCAATTACTACGGGCGTAAAACCGGATGTCGCCGTTGGCGTCGCCGTCCCGTTTGCCGTCGCGGTGCAGATGGGGATTACTTTCCTGTTCTCGGTGATGTCCGGCGTCATGTCCCGCTGCGATCGCATGGCCGCCAATGCCGATACCCACGGTATTGAGCGGGTCAACTATCTGGCGCTGCTGGCACTCGGTATTTTCTATTTTTTGTGCGCGTTCCTGCCAATTTACTTCGGTGCGGAACATGCGAAAACCGCCATTGATGTCCTGCCGGAGCGTCTGATTGACGGCCTCGGTGTCGCGGGCGGCATCATGCCAGCCATCGGCTTCGCCGTATTGCTGAAGATCATGATGAAAAACGTCTACATCCCTTACTTCATTATCGGTTTTGTTGCCGCCGCCTGGCTCAAGTTGCCTGTACTGGCGATTGCAGCCGCCGCGCTGGCAATGGCGCTAATCGACCTGCTGCGTAAATCGCCTGAACCGACGGCCCCTGCAGCCCAGAAAGAGGAATTCGAAGATGGCATCTAA
- the agaE gene encoding PTS N-acetylgalactosamine transporter subunit IID, with the protein MASNHTTLPGVSESEETLLTGVNENVYEDQNIGAELTKKDINRVAWRSMLLQASFNYERMQASGWLYGLLPALKKIHTNKRDLARAMKGHMGFFNTHPFLVTFVIGIILAMERSKQDVNSIQSTKIAVGAPLGGIGDAMFWLTLLPICGGIGASLALQGSILGAVVFIVLFNVVHLGLRFGLAHYAYRMGVAAIPLIKANTRKVGHAASIVGMTVIGALVATYVRLNTTLEIKAGDAVVKLQTDVIDKLMPAFLPLVYTLAMFWLVRRGWSPLRLIGITVVLGVVGKFCHFL; encoded by the coding sequence ATGGCATCTAATCACACAACGTTGCCGGGCGTGTCCGAAAGCGAAGAGACTTTGCTCACCGGCGTAAATGAAAACGTCTATGAAGACCAAAACATCGGTGCCGAGTTGACGAAAAAGGATATTAACCGCGTAGCCTGGCGTTCCATGCTTTTGCAGGCCTCGTTTAACTACGAACGTATGCAGGCCTCCGGCTGGCTGTATGGGTTACTGCCCGCGCTGAAAAAAATCCACACCAACAAGCGGGATCTGGCGCGCGCCATGAAGGGCCATATGGGCTTCTTCAACACTCACCCATTCCTGGTGACCTTCGTTATCGGCATTATTCTGGCGATGGAACGCTCCAAGCAGGATGTAAACAGCATTCAGAGCACCAAAATTGCCGTGGGTGCGCCGCTCGGCGGTATCGGTGACGCTATGTTCTGGCTGACGCTACTGCCCATCTGCGGCGGTATTGGTGCCAGCCTGGCGCTTCAAGGCTCCATTCTTGGTGCCGTAGTTTTCATCGTGCTGTTTAACGTGGTGCATCTCGGCCTGCGTTTTGGTCTGGCGCACTACGCTTATCGTATGGGCGTTGCGGCAATCCCACTGATTAAAGCCAACACCAGGAAGGTCGGGCACGCGGCCTCCATCGTCGGGATGACGGTGATCGGCGCACTGGTCGCAACCTATGTCCGCCTTAATACGACGCTCGAAATCAAAGCGGGTGATGCGGTTGTCAAACTACAAACCGACGTGATCGACAAGCTGATGCCTGCCTTCCTGCCACTGGTCTACACCCTGGCCATGTTCTGGCTGGTACGCCGTGGCTGGAGCCCGCTGCGCCTGATTGGTATCACCGTGGTGCTGGGCGTTGTCGGTAAATTCTGTCACTTCCTGTAA
- the agaF gene encoding PTS galactosamine/N-acetylgalactosamine transporter subunit IIA, translating into MLGIILTGHGGFASGLEQAMKQILGEQPQFIAIDFPETSTTALLTAQLEQAVSDLDGQHDIVFLTDLLGGTPFRVASTLAMQRPGCEVITGTNLQLLLEMVLERDGLSSEAFRLQALECGHRGLTSLVDELGRCREETPAEEGI; encoded by the coding sequence ATGTTAGGCATTATTTTGACGGGTCACGGTGGTTTTGCCAGCGGGCTTGAGCAAGCGATGAAGCAGATCCTCGGCGAACAGCCGCAGTTTATCGCCATAGATTTTCCTGAAACGTCAACGACCGCGCTGCTAACCGCTCAGCTTGAGCAGGCGGTGAGCGACCTGGACGGACAACACGATATCGTGTTTCTCACCGATCTGCTGGGCGGGACGCCGTTTCGTGTTGCTTCTACGCTCGCCATGCAAAGACCGGGTTGCGAAGTCATTACCGGCACTAATCTTCAGCTTTTGCTTGAGATGGTGCTGGAGCGCGACGGGTTAAGCAGCGAAGCGTTTCGCCTGCAGGCGCTGGAGTGTGGCCATCGCGGCCTGACCAGCCTGGTGGATGAACTGGGACGCTGCCGTGAGGAAACGCCCGCTGAGGAAGGGATATGA